The Falco peregrinus isolate bFalPer1 chromosome 11, bFalPer1.pri, whole genome shotgun sequence genome includes the window TAAAAAACACATGATGCCAGGTGCTAGCCAGGCAGTTAGAAAGAGGCACTTTTATTGGAGAATAAAAACAGaccaagaaacaagaaaaggaaaatagttaattcccattttacagGTGGGGAATGGAGGTACTGAAGACGACATGCCCAGCTTCATACAAGGATTTTGTGGCAGAACCCAAAGCCAAACCCAGATTTCAGATCACTGTCCTAGGAAATGAGATTACTGATTTCAGCTAAGCTGGGAATTCAAATGGCAGTAGAAGACTGAACCTACAACACTAGTGTTAATTCTATCACGATTTTTGTAGCAGAAACAAGTAGCAAGCAAGAAGTCATTATAAAGCTTCCATATCTTACTGGTTGAAAATAACCAGTTAAAActatacaaataaaacaagtgaCCAAACACTGTTATAATATTCAGGCTGCATCCTACTTTGCATGTTCCTACCACCCTcacccctctcccacccccaaaaaagtaCACTTAAGTTAAAACCACTAGCTGAATATCCTTGCTTTATAACAGGGATTCCACAACCTAGAAGCATTAATGACATCCACAGTACAAAtgttaatttacaaaaaaaccccgtAACAACAAACTACACCCCCACCTCTACTCCAGATTTCAACTTCTTTTGCAAAAATCTTTGCCACAATTAAGCCAAAAGTGTAGAGAGCAGATTTACCAGGAAGCATATAGTTCTCACAAGGTTTCCCAGAAAAACCACAATAGTTTggaaagtttatttaaattagCCTCTAACCTTCACCAGCACACTCCCAAACACACTGCTGAAAGGAACTTAAGGCAGAGCAGGTAGATGCTATGCCTGGGATCCAAATCAGAGAAAGCACCTGGGCCAAAAGGAACATTTCTCCATTTACTCACAtgcactctgaaaaaaaaaaaaaaaaaaaaaggctgggcACAGGCTTACCAGCTTTCTTCTCCTCTCATTAGGATGTGAGACTAATTAAAGCCTGTCAGTATCAGTAGAAGATTTGGGTGATGTGAAATGCAAGACTGGGCCTTTTCAATGTTCTGTGAGCAGAAACTTGGCTAGAAGGGCAAAAAGGGGGTGAGGAAAACTGTACTGAAACCACAAGACACTGCATTATGTATTCATGGGATGTATGCTGCCAGCAGGACTGAGAACAAGCAGCAGTGTAATGGGGAAATGGAGGGGTCTCACTTTTTAGAtcttggaaaataaatacatagacCTTTCTTTTAGTGGGTCCGTCTTGTAGGCTTAAAGTTAGGTTAAAACTAGTAAGGTTAAAACTACATCCAACCAATCAGAAGCAGTGAAATTCTTCCCTAATGAGAGGCaattcagaactgaaaataacCGTCTTTAACTCACTGCAATTTACCAGGGTCAGCAGATGTCTGCAGATACTCTTTCAAACTGACACCACACcagtgcaagaaagaaaaataatgaagaacgAACTGAAATACTAACTTGACAGCAACGCCTTTTGAAAGAGGCACCAGATGGGCACTGCACAgggcagcccaccccaccagtaCCAGGCATGCCCCATTTCCCAGCCTCTGCAGGGATCAGGCAAACTCCCAATGTTTACACACCTCAATCTCAGGCCCCTACAAGTCCTGCAAAGTCAAAAGTAAGTGCATCTAGAGCAAACTGTAAACAGTTTGTATTTGTTAACCGTTAAGAAGGTAAAAAGCACTGTTTTACACTGCTGTGAAACTCTTAGAAGGCAAAGAGAGACCTGGGCCCAAGGAGGACAACAAGTATGGAAAAAATCATCATCGTCAAGTCTACAACTACTTCCAtcacaaacacatttatttatacatccctaaacaatttattttgaagtaaatgGTACAGGTCAGATCGTGGCAGCAGGGGTAACTTGGCAAAAGTGAACTTTTTGTTCCTGTGTCATGCAATGACCTGGGCAGTATGGGTGCTGCCTGCCTAACAAGGGTAGCAAGAGAACAGCCCAACTGTACCAAAAGCCactcaaacagcagcagctttactTCTCAAAGAGAGGTGTCCACACTTAGGCCTAGTTTATCCTAGACAGACAGCAGAAGTACCAGTTATGCCCCTGAAGACATGACCACAAGAAGCAACCCTATGGATTTACTGAACTCTGCCTCAATAACCctcttctgtcttctctcaCACGCTGCTGCTTTCCTCATATGAAGTTCTGCCTTacctgctgcattttttccagGTCAAGGCTGGGCCTGCTGACCTTATCCCCATATCCTTGTCGATGTCTCTTACAAGGCATGACTTGCTCAAAGCCCGCCCCAACGCTTGTGAAGAGTAAAGGTCTGGAGGCTGGGCTCCGCACCAGGGGCTGGAGTCTTTTGGGAGGGGAGGCACTGAACAGCACGGGGCTTGAGCTAGTGTGCAGGCCATCAGCCTGCTCTGCCACAGGCCGGAAGGACATCGCGCACAAGTTCTTCACTTCGTCATCACTGGAGGACGTGTTGTTGCTGTCGCTGCAGCAGGCAAGCTTGCTGACCTGGGACCACTTCCGCTTCTCGGCAGCAAACTCTCGGTTGATGCGCTCCAGCTCCTCTTCTGAGCTGTGGCGGTCCAGGCTGGCGTGGAAGAGGGCCCGAACCTTGCAGCATTGGTTCTCCTGATTCTGGAGCTGGTTGGTGGCCAGAGGGGTCAAAGTACAATTCCGTCTTCTCTCTGGTGGGAGGAGGAGATATGTGCGTGGCAGAGCATGTCTGTGTCCCACTCCCTAATAAACTAGGCTTGCTTTTTCCTGACCTGTTTTTTTGTAATCTCATCTCAAGTAAACTTCTGAGCTGTTTTCCcaccttttcttccccagaagaAACATTCCGCAGCTGAATGCTTCCCTTTGGAAGTCTCCAGACCTTGTTTAGACCAGACTGCTAGACACTCCCTTGCAAACTGTCACCTGAAAGTCTACTTGCAGAGCAAGAACATGGACTTGCCACCCACCTCATCCCCTGAACATGAAGACATGATCTCACAATTGTGTCGTTAGGCATTTTCCTCTAGCTAAGAACATTTAAGTTCTAGTGACTAGTTCTCAGGACAAAGGAAGCAAGTAAGTTACATTACTTTAAGCGGCACATCTGTGGCTCAAATAGAGATCTGGTTTCTGGagataaaaatcctttttctatTACAAGGCTCATCATACAAGAGAGCCTGCCTTCAGCCATAGGCTGGACACACTTTACCTGTTCTGCTGAGCTCTTTCTATTTTAAGTATGTGGAGCAGGAATTTGAATTGACAGGACACGTCCTGTGGGTCAGGAATTTAACTTCTGCCTTTGCATAAGAATCTGCTCAAGTTTGGCTAAACAACAGTAAAACACAGGGCACGCACAAATGGCAGAGACTTAGCATAGCTCAACAGATGCATTTACTACAGATTTTACCTGCAGCTCTAAGCTGCTTCATACCAGGTCCAAATACAATAGCAGAGCGCCCATCTCTCTATCAGCTAGATTCAAGAATAGGGCTGCCCAACACCAACAGTACAGGAGGAAGGGAGTGAGCTAACCAGACTGAGCCCAGGGGAGTGAGGAAAGTGAACATCAAGACTTGAAATGGCAAGGAAGAAGCCGCCTAGAACAAAGATGATGCAGGTGCACAAGCATGGAATAGAAGATAAATTTTtagtcccagctctgctgctggcccaATTGTAGACCTTCTCTGCCCAATGTCTGCAGCACTGGGGCCTTAACATATGATTAACAATGTCTGTCTCTGGTAAGAAAAGTGTGATTGCAACATCTGACACCACCAGCTTTTCTCTATGAGGTCCCAAAGACCTGGAGGTGACTGATTTAATGCATCTGGTTGTGGTACACtggggacagaaaaaaagaggcactTCCCAGagcacaaatgaaaagcaaaactgactACTTCAGTTGCATCATCCCAGGACCCTCCTAGTTCATCCCTTTACCTCTGTCGATCTGGGCAAGTTCCTGGTTCTCTCCCTCAGAGTCATCGCTGTCATCATCACTTGGGGGGTAGGAGATCTAGAgggcaaggagaaagaaaaagttttattgTGAAGACCGAAcatcaccctgctgctgcccaagccacttcccccaccctccccctcTCATATCCTGCAGGCATCCCCCCCCACCTACCCACACACACCCGGACGCAGCACCTCCCTGTATACACATCCTCATCTCCCAACCTCAATCTCCCATGGTATCCTTTCACTTGCAGcaacacaaaacacacagcCTACAGCCACTATTTCCACCTTACTGCACCGCCAATTCTTTCCCCAAGCACAACGGCCAAACCCTGCCCTTAGTCGCCAGGCATGCAGCTTATAACCATCATGGCCTACCACATCCACATCACGTGGACAACTGAATCTCCAAAACCCACCACCGAAATAAAGACATATCCTGTCAACAGCTCTATCATCTTGCAAGGTACCCACAAATGAAGTGGCATGTTAACTTTAGCTGTCATATGTACATACCCATACTTCCCCTTTgaaggcacacacacacacaagtcaCCAAAGACTAGAACCTTGCTTTCCCTACAGAAAAACTCTGAAGAATGCAatagaaagagaagaaacaggatttcactgaaatgcaaacaataACATTATGCTGTCCCTGCCAGTGCAGAATCTTACAGTACCACTGAACACCTTTAAATGCTCCAGTAGCAATGACAAATCACATTTTGTTTATCAggaattttcaggaaaatttgCTCTGGGTCAGCCCACGGGCTTCACAAGACCACCTGCAGTAAAATAACCACTTACTCAAAACACGTTTGAACACTGAACAAATTTGGTAGTTGCCTCTCAAGACAGGTTGAAAGATCTGAAACCAAGCTTTTGTAGGTCAGACAGATACCACCGCTGCCGAGTTTCCCATGTAGAAGAAACCCTACTTACCTTGTTCCTAAAGTAACTTTTGTTCTGCTGTATAAAGCATACCTGGAAGTTATTAGATCAAACCTCTGAGCTATGCAGCTTAGAATGTGTCTCTGGCAATggccaaaaccaaacaagtcaaaggaaaatgtaatatTCAAGAGAAACGTTTGTAAGAGACAGTTCTGGAGTAACACGATCACTgcaaggaataataataatcaaTTATTATTCCTTACACATTTTTAGTCAGAATACCAGCGAACTTTCCCAACATTCTTAGCTGAGTCTCACAACCTACTTGCCCACAACAGGTTTCAAAAGGTCAGAcgtgtttccattttaaaagtgtCTGATGTGCATGCTTGACTTTTATAGAAGATGAGGCAGCATGCAACCATTACA containing:
- the LOC101915276 gene encoding uncharacterized protein LOC101915276 isoform X1, producing MLNPFLAPRICTMLKILTKKLRNQSLNEIQPFQLKISYPPSDDDSDDSEGENQELAQIDRERRRNCTLTPLATNQLQNQENQCCKVRALFHASLDRHSSEEELERINREFAAEKRKWSQVSKLACCSDSNNTSSSDDEVKNLCAMSFRPVAEQADGLHTSSSPVLFSASPPKRLQPLVRSPASRPLLFTSVGAGFEQVMPCKRHRQGYGDKVSRPSLDLEKMQQKMLLKKNCGAKTRVIKIRCPGKALYPIHWSQKRAQRETLAHLPTRNLSINGGRPPPHFVYDPSTFAFRSLSTLKPLSPIAPVEEPSCAY
- the LOC101915276 gene encoding uncharacterized protein LOC101915276 isoform X4; the protein is MLNPFLAPRICTMLKILTKKLRNQSLNEIQPFQLKISYPPSDDDSDDSEGENQELAQIDRERRRNCTLTPLATNQLQNQENQCCKVRALFHASLDRHSSEEELERINREFAAEKRKWSQVSKLACCSDSNNTSSSDDEVKNLCAMSFRPVAEQADGLHTSSSPVLFSASPPKRLQPLVRSPASRPLLFTSVGAGFEQVMPCKRHRQGYGDKVSRPSLDLEKMQQMLLKKNCGAKTRVIKIRSINGGRPPPHFVYDPSTFAFRSLSTLKPLSPIAPVEEPSCAY
- the LOC101915276 gene encoding uncharacterized protein LOC101915276 isoform X5, whose product is MLNPFLAPRICTMLKILTKKLRNQSLNEIQPFQLKISYPPSDDDSDDSEGENQELAQIDRERRRNCTLTPLATNQLQNQENQCCKVRALFHASLDRHSSEEELERINREFAAEKRKWSQVSKLACCSDSNNTSSSDDEVKNLCAMSFRPVAEQADGLHTSSSPVLFSASPPKRLQPLVRSPASRPLLFTSVGAGFEQVMPCKRHRQGYGDKVSRPSLDLEKMQQSINGGRPPPHFVYDPSTFAFRSLSTLKPLSPIAPVEEPSCAY
- the LOC101915276 gene encoding uncharacterized protein LOC101915276 isoform X3, which translates into the protein MLNPFLAPRICTMLKILTKKLRNQSLNEIQPFQLKISYPPSDDDSDDSEGENQELAQIDRERRRNCTLTPLATNQLQNQENQCCKVRALFHASLDRHSSEEELERINREFAAEKRKWSQVSKLACCSDSNNTSSSDDEVKNLCAMSFRPVAEQADGLHTSSSPVLFSASPPKRLQPLVRSPASRPLLFTSVGAGFEQVMPCKRHRQGYGDKVSRPSLDLEKMQQKMLLKKNCGAKTRVIKIRSINGGRPPPHFVYDPSTFAFRSLSTLKPLSPIAPVEEPSCAY
- the LOC101915276 gene encoding uncharacterized protein LOC101915276 isoform X2: MLNPFLAPRICTMLKILTKKLRNQSLNEIQPFQLKISYPPSDDDSDDSEGENQELAQIDRERRRNCTLTPLATNQLQNQENQCCKVRALFHASLDRHSSEEELERINREFAAEKRKWSQVSKLACCSDSNNTSSSDDEVKNLCAMSFRPVAEQADGLHTSSSPVLFSASPPKRLQPLVRSPASRPLLFTSVGAGFEQVMPCKRHRQGYGDKVSRPSLDLEKMQQMLLKKNCGAKTRVIKIRCPGKALYPIHWSQKRAQRETLAHLPTRNLSINGGRPPPHFVYDPSTFAFRSLSTLKPLSPIAPVEEPSCAY